In a single window of the Bacteroidia bacterium genome:
- a CDS encoding flavodoxin reductase, with the protein MEKQIVKIHSIEKITRDVVKIITDKPAGYKFNPGQATEIAINKNGWEEEKRPFTFTCLPEDDYLEFVIKTYPSHKGVTNELLRLKKGDELIIGEVFGAISYKGEGVFIAGGAGITPFISIFKYLKQKKEIGNNKLVFANKTKADIILEKEFTNLLGDAFINILSDEKTTNHHHGMITENFLKSIITDFHQQFYICGPPPMMDAVLKQLKNLGVGENAMTVEI; encoded by the coding sequence ATGGAAAAGCAAATTGTAAAAATCCACTCGATAGAAAAAATTACCCGCGATGTGGTAAAAATTATAACCGATAAACCTGCAGGATATAAATTTAATCCGGGACAAGCAACAGAAATTGCCATTAACAAAAATGGTTGGGAAGAAGAAAAAAGACCCTTTACTTTTACCTGTTTGCCCGAGGATGATTACCTCGAATTTGTCATCAAAACATATCCTTCGCACAAAGGTGTTACCAATGAATTGTTGCGACTAAAAAAGGGCGATGAGTTAATTATAGGTGAAGTATTTGGAGCAATTTCATACAAAGGAGAAGGTGTGTTTATAGCAGGTGGCGCAGGAATTACGCCTTTCATTTCTATTTTCAAATATCTTAAACAGAAGAAAGAAATCGGAAATAATAAACTCGTATTCGCAAATAAAACCAAAGCTGATATTATACTTGAAAAAGAGTTTACGAATTTATTAGGTGATGCGTTTATCAATATTTTATCTGATGAAAAAACAACGAATCATCATCACGGAATGATTACTGAAAATTTTCTTAAATCAATTATTACCGATTTTCATCAGCAATTTTATATTTGCGGACCTCCTCCAATGATGGATGCAGTGCTAAAACAATTAAAAAATTTGGGCGTTGGCGAAAACGCAATGACGGTGGAAATATAA
- a CDS encoding DUF488 domain-containing protein → MAKTENKTIWTIGHSTHSFEEFVAMLHVFEIDLLVDIRSFPGSRRYPHFNKEALEISLPENKIQYVHLKDLGGRRKVNPNSINTAWRLASFRGYADYMETDNFKKAICDLEEMALKQRTAYMCSEAVWWRCHRSLVSDFLKLRGWTVLHIMSATKEMEHPYTSPAKIVEGELQYN, encoded by the coding sequence ATGGCGAAGACTGAAAATAAAACAATCTGGACAATCGGTCATTCCACACATAGTTTCGAGGAGTTTGTTGCTATGTTGCACGTCTTTGAAATAGATTTGCTTGTAGATATCCGAAGCTTTCCGGGTTCAAGACGTTATCCGCATTTTAATAAAGAAGCATTAGAAATTTCGTTACCGGAAAATAAAATTCAATACGTCCATTTGAAAGACCTTGGCGGTAGAAGGAAAGTGAATCCCAATTCAATTAACACAGCTTGGCGATTGGCTTCTTTCAGAGGCTACGCGGATTATATGGAAACCGATAATTTTAAAAAAGCGATATGCGATTTGGAGGAAATGGCTTTAAAACAACGCACTGCTTATATGTGTTCCGAAGCTGTTTGGTGGAGATGTCATCGCTCACTTGTTTCCGATTTCTTGAAACTTCGCGGCTGGACAGTACTACATATAATGAGCGCCACAAAGGAAATGGAACATCCTTACACTTCTCCTGCAAAAATTGTGGAGGGCGAGTTGCAGTACAATTGA
- a CDS encoding type IX secretion system membrane protein PorP/SprF translates to MKKRIVLLVLVIGFVKVQAQQLPMFSQYMMNDFVLNPAVAGTLPYYEAASNNRYQWEGITDAPRTYTLSVNGPWRGKNMGLGGYLYTDNTGPTRRTGFEASYAYHIRLSENLRLSFGLSAGLQQFAIDGSKITLRDPGDLVLSDQLQSTLVPDFAFGMYLYSDRFYLGVSAPQLLQDKLKFFDNTNTPLSDLATHYYATAGYKIKLSDNFDLQPTTMVKYVYPAPVQVDAGLRLIYQDQMWIGADYRTMDAISAMIGYTVKKNLMFGFAYDFTTTDIRKYSSGTYELMIGIKFATRTRNGSQAQVQ, encoded by the coding sequence ATGAAAAAACGTATCGTATTGCTCGTATTAGTAATTGGCTTTGTGAAAGTACAAGCTCAGCAGCTACCTATGTTTAGTCAGTACATGATGAATGATTTTGTACTAAATCCTGCAGTAGCAGGAACATTGCCTTATTACGAAGCAGCTTCTAATAATAGATACCAATGGGAAGGCATTACAGATGCGCCCCGAACATATACGCTTAGTGTGAACGGACCTTGGAGAGGGAAAAACATGGGATTAGGAGGATACCTCTATACCGATAATACAGGTCCTACCCGAAGAACAGGTTTTGAAGCCAGTTATGCCTATCATATCCGATTATCAGAAAATTTACGATTGTCTTTTGGGTTATCTGCAGGGCTACAACAATTTGCCATTGATGGTTCTAAAATAACATTGCGTGATCCAGGTGATTTAGTGTTAAGCGATCAATTGCAGTCCACATTAGTACCTGACTTTGCCTTTGGTATGTACTTATACTCCGACCGTTTTTACTTGGGTGTGTCTGCACCACAGTTGTTGCAAGACAAATTAAAGTTTTTCGATAATACCAACACCCCGCTTAGCGACCTTGCTACTCATTACTATGCCACAGCAGGCTATAAAATTAAATTATCAGATAACTTTGATTTACAACCCACCACGATGGTGAAATATGTGTATCCGGCTCCCGTACAAGTGGATGCAGGTTTGCGACTTATTTATCAAGACCAAATGTGGATAGGTGCTGATTACCGTACCATGGATGCTATTTCGGCGATGATTGGATATACTGTTAAAAAGAATTTGATGTTCGGCTTCGCGTACGATTTTACTACTACTGATATCCGCAAATACAGCAGTGGAACCTACGAACTAATGATTGGTATTAAATTCGCCACACGTACTCGAAACGGAAGCCAAGCGCAAGTTCAATAA